Proteins encoded in a region of the Sebastes fasciatus isolate fSebFas1 chromosome 9, fSebFas1.pri, whole genome shotgun sequence genome:
- the hmgcll1 gene encoding 3-hydroxy-3-methylglutaryl-CoA lyase, cytoplasmic isoform X1, protein MGNVPTTVKHCLSYEQLIQDYPWLKRWLQEEKTITGHEYPEFVKIVEVGPRDGLQNEKEIVPTGVKIQLIDMLSGTGLPVIEATSFVSSKWVPQMADHTDVLRGIQRAPHVRYPVLTPNMQGFQDAVTAGATEVAVFGSASETFSKKNINCSIDESMLRFEEVINTAKERQIPVRGYVSCALGCPHEGPIEPSKVSEVAKRLYDMGCYEISLGDTIGVGTPGSMFKMLQSVMKEVPTSALAVHCHDTYGQALPNILTALQMGVCVVDSAVAGLGGCPYAQGSSGNVSTEDVLYMLQGMGIETGVNLAKVVEAGDFICNALHRETNSKVAQARGRTL, encoded by the exons ATGGGCAACGTACCCACTACGGTGAAGCACTGCCTGAGCTATGAGCAACTCATCCAGGACTACCCATGGCTGAAACGCTGGCTGCAGGAGGAGAAG ACCATCACAGGACACGAGTATCCAGAGTTTGTTAAAATAGTTGAAGTTGGGCCCAGAGATGgacttcaaaatgaaaag GAAATTGTTCCGACAGGGGTGAAAATCCAGCTGATAGACATGCTCTCAGGAACAGGCCTGCCTGTGATCGAGGCCACCAGCTTTGTCTCTTCAAAGTGGGTACCGCAG ATGGCAGACCACACTGATGTACTCAGAGGAATCCAGAGGGCGCCTCATGTTCGCTACCCTGTTTTGACACCTAACATGCAAGGCTTTCAGGATGCT GTTACAGCTGGTGCTACTGAAGTGGCGGTGTTTGGGTCAGCGTCTGAAACCTTCAGTAAAAAGAATATTAACTGCTCTATTGATGAAAGCATGCTGAGGTTCGAGGAAGTCATTAACACTGCCAAAGAGCGACAAATTCCAGTCCGTGG ATATGTTTCTTGTGCCCTTGGGTGCCCCCATGAGGGACCCATTGAACCCTCCAAAGTCTCTGAG GTGGCAAAGAGGTTATATGATATGGGCTGCTATGAGATTTCCTTGGGGGATACCATCGGTGTTGGTACTCCAGGGTCCATGTTTAAGATGCTGCAGAGTGTGATGAAGGAGGTGCCCACCAGCGCGCTCGCAGTTCACTGCCATGACACTTATGGGCAAGCACTGCCCAACATCCTGACTGCACTTCAG ATGGGGGTCTGTGTGGTGGATTCTGCAGTAGCCGGCCTGGGAGGTTGCCCGTACGCTCAGGGTTCGTCTGGCAATGTTTCAACAGAGGATGTTCTCTACATGCTCCAAGGCATGGGCATCGAAACT GGTGTGAACCTTGCCAAAGTTGTAGAGGCTGGTGACTTCATCTGCAACGCTTTACATCGCGAGACAAACTCCAAGGTCGCCCAGGCAAGAGGCAGAACACtgtga
- the hmgcll1 gene encoding 3-hydroxy-3-methylglutaryl-CoA lyase, cytoplasmic isoform X2 has protein sequence MGNVPTTVKHCLSYEQLIQDYPWLKRWLQEEKTITGHEYPEFVKIVEVGPRDGLQNEKEIVPTGVKIQLIDMLSGTGLPVIEATSFVSSKWVPQMADHTDVLRGIQRAPHVRYPVLTPNMQGFQDAVTAGATEVAVFGSASETFSKKNINCSIDESMLRFEEVINTAKERQIPVRGYVSCALGCPHEGPIEPSKVSEVAKRLYDMGCYEISLGDTIGVGTPGSMFKMLQSVMKEVPTSALAVHCHDTYGQALPNILTALQMGVCVVDSAVAGLGGCPYAQGSSGNVSTEDVLYMLQGMGIETVRCEPCQSCRGW, from the exons ATGGGCAACGTACCCACTACGGTGAAGCACTGCCTGAGCTATGAGCAACTCATCCAGGACTACCCATGGCTGAAACGCTGGCTGCAGGAGGAGAAG ACCATCACAGGACACGAGTATCCAGAGTTTGTTAAAATAGTTGAAGTTGGGCCCAGAGATGgacttcaaaatgaaaag GAAATTGTTCCGACAGGGGTGAAAATCCAGCTGATAGACATGCTCTCAGGAACAGGCCTGCCTGTGATCGAGGCCACCAGCTTTGTCTCTTCAAAGTGGGTACCGCAG ATGGCAGACCACACTGATGTACTCAGAGGAATCCAGAGGGCGCCTCATGTTCGCTACCCTGTTTTGACACCTAACATGCAAGGCTTTCAGGATGCT GTTACAGCTGGTGCTACTGAAGTGGCGGTGTTTGGGTCAGCGTCTGAAACCTTCAGTAAAAAGAATATTAACTGCTCTATTGATGAAAGCATGCTGAGGTTCGAGGAAGTCATTAACACTGCCAAAGAGCGACAAATTCCAGTCCGTGG ATATGTTTCTTGTGCCCTTGGGTGCCCCCATGAGGGACCCATTGAACCCTCCAAAGTCTCTGAG GTGGCAAAGAGGTTATATGATATGGGCTGCTATGAGATTTCCTTGGGGGATACCATCGGTGTTGGTACTCCAGGGTCCATGTTTAAGATGCTGCAGAGTGTGATGAAGGAGGTGCCCACCAGCGCGCTCGCAGTTCACTGCCATGACACTTATGGGCAAGCACTGCCCAACATCCTGACTGCACTTCAG ATGGGGGTCTGTGTGGTGGATTCTGCAGTAGCCGGCCTGGGAGGTTGCCCGTACGCTCAGGGTTCGTCTGGCAATGTTTCAACAGAGGATGTTCTCTACATGCTCCAAGGCATGGGCATCGAAACTGTAA GGTGTGAACCTTGCCAAAGTTGTAGAGGCTGGTGA